One genomic segment of Plasmodium vinckei vinckei genome assembly, chromosome: PVVCY_03 includes these proteins:
- a CDS encoding 2C-methyl-D-erythritol 2,4-cyclodiphosphate synthase, putative: MKYGAIKSYVYYAVLLCYCMIISKIVEANKYINKRGNNSRLFINSLNFDNKNSYSKVEKKKKFKVHVYNGIRIGQGYDIHQIKVKTEHDDNKMNEIKEHNTQNFKTLTIGGVKVNNIYVLSHSDGDIIYHALVDSILGAAGSCDLGNLFPDNLDKYKNKNSASFLRYARMLLYKKGYTIGNIDINIIAEVPKISNIRHEIIRNISQILNISESQINVKGKTHEKLGVIGEKKAIECFANVLLIPKI, from the exons ATGAAATATGGCGCAATCAAgtcatatgtatattacgCGGTTCTTTTATGTTACTGCATGattatatcaaaaatagtcgaagcaaataaatacataaacaAAAGAGGAAATAACTCACGTTTGtttattaattcattaaatttCGATAATAAGAATAGCTATAGtaaagttgaaaaaaaaaaaaaattcaaagtGCACGTCTACAATGGAATACGAATAGGGCAGGGATATGATATTcatcaaataaaagtaaaaacCGAGcatgatgataataaaatgaatgaaATTAAAGAACATAATACccaaaattttaaaacattaacTATAGGAGGAGTTaaagtaaataatatttatgtcCTGTCTCATAGTGATGgtgatataatatatcatgCTTTAGTTGATTCAATTTTAGGGGCTGCAGGTTCATGTGATTTAGGTAATTTATTCCCAGATAATttagataaatataaaaataaaaattcggCATCGTTTTTAAGATATGCAAGaatgttattatataaaaaaggatataCTATCGGAAATATCgacattaatattatagcCGAAGTCCCAAAAATAAGTAATATCAGACATGAAATTATACGAAATATATCACAAATTTTGAACATTTCCGAATCACAAATTAACGTAAAAg GTAAAACTCATGAAAAATTGGGAGTAATcggagaaaaaaaagcaatTGAATGTTTCGCCAATGTTTTGCTAATTCCTAAAATTTGA
- a CDS encoding transporter, putative yields MLPRIKCRFEKAENSNSEENIDNHQDEELTEHGNISMKKIRSVLYDEAMNYSETNTYYKSSNIHNYNNINEYINYIKKSNYTRSYEQENIYNEALLLYNNRNAYIRNAYRNDEYLDIKRNLKKGEYFGDNDEDYLFEETNDDNQINEYTDGHEYENDKNNFKKKRIEYEHLYKERKKERVMKFSEKYGELFYEEKDKIIYENADSNDKHNIRMGGHIQKNNQNQGCSTNILNDLLELHSMEDTGSFSDEKETNFLETLVKLRYTPEQISQLSDLFENPRTLKNVNISLLKWLYIQLDRGYWLERISLFLLGLAISIGVGNIETIWLLMTTWHGVVFLLPYTLCYIFVCHPILMFELYSGQLVRSSSPFIFYKLLKPCASIGFVALFLCLLSSCIHTYRTAAEYFIYLINSFKHDLPWKLTQNEVDFCTKIKNDPLTCLKYRPLCLFSKSISSCVPNNIGKAFLIYHDKFFPPNSKYTYLLNLNKKKNSINIFSNSDSYIDKDTFLFLLFCNLLTTFFQLLGMTNFAFSVALALLLLGFLSITKFIALFNLNSVMEAYVYILKMWKFSYLYTYSSIWSQCMMYALYEMSIGMGIYSSLATKTRIGSNLAVDGKAIVVGNSVISVLVFFSAVAIIGFTSKIMNSTFVEILEFSRKHCSFILFPVGFSNLQRTEKTLCMLYYGSYTILSCATLAIQREVFIISIKDFKFSKNYSKKTFVLMFALLFFVFSFFISTKNSKDIIWFLSFTISDNGRILVALLMCIVLGWLYNIEHQYKHLTSKSVLTFNITYWILNIFFSILFNYLPYHAYVLYIVRLIIFLFSTCISITVLKSQINEMRGQQRYIYNSLTYKEILYILYIGNIECLRKEIQRIISGNAIIGNISMMWSICIKYIGTSILLSAFIEFVDGVFYSKELRMKIHDIHYGWIIFAISVWIFIFLLIFLFPMFTKTFENMFLNKNYSVDFSLLPSKPLTKIHPFNFLSYFYEFGNSSKKEKNKKKRHMIYCT; encoded by the exons ATGCTTCCAAGGATAAAATGCAGGTTTGAGAAGGCAGAAAATTCAAACTCCGAGGAAAATATTGATAACCATCAAGATGAAGAATTAACGGAACACGGAAATATAtcgatgaaaaaaataaggagTGTGTTATATGATGAAGCAATGAATTATAGTGAAAcaaatacatattataaaagttcaaatattcataattataataatataaatgaatatattaattatataaaaaaatcgaaCTATACAAGAAGTTATGAgcaagaaaatatttataatgaagcattacttttatataacaatCGAAATGCCTATATAAGAAATGCATATAGAAATGATGAATATTTagatattaaaagaaatttaaaaaaaggagaATATTTTGGAGATAATGATGaagattatttatttgaagaAACAAATGATGACAaccaaataaatgaatacaCAGATGGACATGAgtatgaaaatgataaaaataattttaaaaaaaaaagaattgaATATGAACATTTGTATAAAGAACGTAAAAAAGAACGTGTTATGAAATTTTCTGAAAAATATGgagaattattttatgaagaaaaagataaaataatatatgaaaatgctGATTCAAATGATAAACATAATATTCGTATGGGTGGacatattcaaaaaaataatcaaaatcAAGGATGTTCtactaatatattaaatgattTACTTGAGCTACATAGTATGGAAGATACAGGTAGTTTTAgtgatgaaaaagaaacaaattttttagaAACATTAGTTAAGTTGAGATATACACCTGAACAAATATCTCAATTAAGtgatttatttgaaaaccctagaacattaaaaaatgtaaatataagtttattaaaatggCTATATATCCAATTAGATAGAGGTTATTGGCTTGAACGAAtttcactatttttattaggATTAGCAATATCTATAGGAGTTGGAAATATTGAAACAATATGGTTATTAATGACAACATGGCATGgtgttgtatttttattacctTATACATTAtgctatatatttgtatgtCATCCAATTTTAATGTTTGAATTATATAGTGGACAATTAGTTAGGAGTTCATCaccttttatattttacaaattattaaagCCATGTGCATCTATTGGATTTGtagctttatttttatgcttATTAAGTAGTTGTATTCATACATATAGGACAGCAGcagaatattttatatatttgataaaCTCATTTAAACATGATTTGCCTTGGAAATTAACTCAGAATGAAGTTGATTTTTgtacaaaaattaaaaatgatccACTTACCTGTTTAAAATATAGACCATTATGTCTATTTTCAAAATCTATTTCTTCTTGTGTACCTAATAATATAGGAAAagcttttttaatttatcatgataaattttttcCACCTAATAgcaaatatacatatttattaaatttaaataaaaaaaaaaattccattaatattttttcaaattcaGATTCCTATATCGATAAAGATacttttctatttttattattttgcaaTTTGTTAACTACATTTTTCCAATTACTTGGTATGACCAATTTTGCCTTTTCAGTTGCCCTTGCCCTTTTACTTTTGGGTTTTTTATCCATCACAAAATTTATAGCTCTTTTCAATTTAAATAGTGTCATGGAGGCCTACGTCTACATTCTAA AAATGTGGAAATTCTCGTATCTTTATACTTATTCCTCTATATGGTCTCAATGCATGATGTATGCCCTTTATGAGATGTCAATTGGAATGGGTATTTATTCTTCGCTCGCTACAAAAACTAG AATTGGATCGAATTTGGCTGTCGATGGGAAAGCTATTGTCGTTGGAAATTCTGTCATCTCTGTccttgtatttttttcagcAG TGGCAATTATTGGATTCACATCCAAAATAATGAACTCCACTTTTGTTGAGATTCTTGAATTTTCGAGAAAACATTGTTCATTTATTCTTTTCCCTGTTGGCTTTTCGAATCTTCAAAGGACAGAG AAAACATTATGTATGTTATACTATGGATCATATACAATACTATCATGTGCTACACTTGCCATTCAACGAGaagtttttattatatctataAAAGATTTCAAATTCAGCAAAAATTATAGcaaaaaaacatttgtTTTGATGtttgcattattattttttgttttttcattttttatatctacaaaaaattcaaaagatattatttggtttttatcatttacaATTTCGGATAATGGAAGAATTCTAGTTGCACTTTTGATGTGCATTGTTTTAGGATGGctatataatattgaaCATCAATATAAGCATCTAACTTCGAAAA GCGTGTTGACATTCAATATTACTTACTggattttgaatatttttttcagtattttatttaactaTTTACCTTACCAtgcatatgtattatatattgtcCGACTTATAATTTTCCTGTTTAGTACATGTATTTCTATTACTGTTTTAAAATCTCAAATAAATGAGATGAGGGGTCAACAAAGGTACATATACAACAGTCTAACTTATAAg GAGATACTGTACATACTGTATATAGGAAATATTGAGTGCTTAAGAAAAGAAATTCAAAGAATAATAAGTGGAAATGCAATAATAGGAAATATATCTATGATGTGGTCTATctgtataaaatatattggaacatctattttattatcagcTTTCATTGAATTTGTTGATGGCGTTTTTTATAGTAAAGAATTAAGAATGAAAATACATGATATTCATTATGGATGGATTATTTTTGCCATTTCAGTTtggatatttattttccttcttatatttttattccctATGTTTACAAAG acatttgaaaatatgtttCTTAACAAAAACTATTCTGTTGATTTCAGTTTATTGCCTTCAAAACCCCTAACCAAAATACATCCTTTCAATTttctttcatatttttatgaatttgGAAATTCAagcaaaaaagaaaagaataaaaaaaaacgacatatgatatattgtacataa
- a CDS encoding ATP-dependent RNA helicase UAP56, putative, with protein sequence MAGIGHNVQDELVDYEDDDNMLDNKDVKGGIGRNLLNNNNKGVNDGGAMRGSYATVHTGGFKDFFLKPELLRAISESGFEHPSEVQQETIPAAITGTDILCQAKSGMGKTAVFVLSILQQLETDSKDIKEEKDINNAGGDVNQNKYVRCLGIAHTRELAYQIKNEFDRFSKYLKNVRCEVVYGGISMNKHVALFKGNNVPHIIIGTPGRILALIREKYLLTDKIQHFVLDECDKCLEKLDMRGDVQKIFISTPLKKQVMFFSATMAKEMRDVCKKFLQNPVEIFIDDEAKLKLHGLLQHYVKLQEKDKTRKLIEILDALEFNQVIIFVKSVTRAITLDKLLTECNFPSISIHGGLNQQERIERYDKFKKFENRILVSTDLFGRGIDIERINIVINYDMPENSDSYLHRVGRAGRFGTKGLAVTFVSSQEDTLALNEVQTRFEVAISEMPNKIDCNEYINQ encoded by the exons ATGGCTGGAATTGGGCATAATGTTCAAGATGAGTTAGTAGATTACGAAGATGATGATAACATGTTAGATAATAAGGATGTCAAAGGTGGCATCGGACGTAACCTTTtgaataacaataataaaggAGTTAATGATGGTGGTGCTATGAGGGGTAGTTATGCTACTGTTCATACTGGAGGGTTTaaagatttttttttaaaaccaGAATTATTAAGAGCAATTAGCGAAAGTGGATTTGAACATCCATCTGAGGTACAGCAAGAAACTATACCAGCAGCAATAACAg GTACTGATATTTTATGTCAAGCAAAGAGTGGTATGGGAAAAACTGCggtttttgttttatcaattttacAACAACTTGAAACTGATAGCaaagatataaaagaagaaaaggATATTAACAATGCTGGTGGAGAtgtaaatcaaaataaatatgttagaTGTTTAGGTATAGCACATACTCGTGAATTAGCctatcaaataaaaaatgaatttgaTAGATTTagcaaatatttaaaaaatgttaggTGTGAAGTTGTTTATGGTGGTATATCTATGAATAAACATGTAGCCTTATTCAAAGGAAATAATGTACCCCATATAATTATTGGTACACCTGGTCGTATATTAGCATTAATtagagaaaaatatttattaacagACAAGATTCAACATTTTGTTTTAGATGAATGTGATAAATGTTTAGAAAAATTAGATATGAGAGGGGATGTAcagaaaatttttatttctactcctttaaaaaaacaagttatgtttttttcagCAACTATGGCAAAAGAAATGAGAGATGTAtgcaaaaaatttttacaaaaccctgtagaaatatttattgatgATGAAgctaaattaaaattacatGGACTATTACAACATTATGTTAAATTACaagaaaaagataaaacaAGAAAATTAATAGAAATATTAGATGCCTTAGAATTCAACCAagttataatttttgttaaatCTGTTACAAGAGCTATCACATtagataaattattaactgAATGCAATTTCCCATCCATATCTATACATGGTGGTTTAAATCAACAAGAAAGAATTGAAAGatatgataaatttaaaaagtttgaAAACAGAATATTAGTATCCACTGATTTATTTGGAAGAGGTATTGATATTGAAAGAATAAATATCGTTATTAATTATGATATGCCAGAAAATTCAGATTCTTATTTACACAGAGTCGGAAGAGCTGGAAGATTTGGTACAAAAGGTTTAGCTGTTACTTTTGTATCTTCTCAAGAAGATACATTAGCTTTAAATGAAGTCCAAACCAGATTTGAGGTAGCTATTTCTGAGATGCCAAATAAAATCGATTGTAACGAATATATTAACCAATAa
- a CDS encoding Sec61-gamma subunit of protein translocation complex, putative, with the protein MMNNVKVPEFVTDEEHPIGYLVTSIHEFVNDSVRLVRKCTKPSKKEYTNIVCACTIGFLIMGLIGYTIKLVFIPINNIFVGSY; encoded by the coding sequence atgatgaaCAACGTTAAAGTTCCTGAATTTGTAACTGATGAAGAACACCCAATTGGATATCTTGTAACTAGCATTCATGAATTTGTGAATGATAGTGTTAGATTAGTAAGAAAATGTACAAAACCAAGTAAAAAGGAGTATACAAATATTGTATGTGCTTGTACAATTggatttttaattatggGACTTATTGGATATACAATTAAATTAGTATTTATTCCGATCAATAACATATTTGTTGGTTCCTATTAA
- a CDS encoding 60S ribosomal protein L37ae, putative, with product MSRRTKKVGLTGKYGTRYGSSLRKQIKKIELMQHAKYLCSFCGKTATKRTCVGIWECKKCKRKICGGAWSLTTPAAVAAKSTIIRLRKQKEEAHKS from the exons atgtcaaGGAGAACTAAAAAG gTCGGTTTAACTGGAAAATATGGAACAAGATACGGATCTTCCCTCCGTAaacaaatcaaaaaaattgaattaATGCAACATGCAAAATACCTATGCTCCTTTTGCGGAAAG ACTGCCACAAAAAGGACATGTGTTGGAATATGGGAATGTAAGAAAtgcaaaagaaaaatatgcgGAGGAGCATGGAGTTTAACTACCCCAGCAGCAGTTGCAGCAAAATCAACAATTATTAGATTAAGAAAACAAAAGGAAGAAGCACATaaatcataa
- a CDS encoding monocarboxylate transporter, putative — MKKRENSQASAYRLILGGFLIHCTLGSIYCFSNISAYVISYMKIIGCSNVKYKDSSWIYVLTLIFQCFFGFFGGILNQNLGPQISVLLGGWLMCLGILLSYFTVFNFYLFSLTYGILCGIGCGIAYPIPLSVAVKKHYDYKGVISGIIFIGRGLAVFLICPLQNYYINKYNYMPDYTPELENSDDKYFSNLDILNKVPYLFIYEGIFFALIQFIGAYLISDTNDTTKEFMTFNDKTSKILYFDEKGFTNKHNVISNSFETLSSASNFSFRESSSTFINREFILIWLMIFFNWQAISYTQVFWKIFGLNYLYIDDRYLSLLGAVSSLFNILGRIFWGFICDLTTFKFALILMSILMSFLTVTLTLSGFYGKLTYSIWVCLIFFCHAGTFSIFPSITAHIFGTKKFGPVFGLLFTARAFSSVINAMISAAILNNIGNVAMCAIVSISSFISIMLAVVF; from the exons atgaaaaaaagggaaaattCACAAGCATCAGCATATAGACTAATTTTAGGAGGGTTTTTAATACATTGTACATTGGGtagtatatattgtttttctAATATAAGTGCTTATGTAATAtcttatatgaaaattataggATGCTCCAATGTTAAATATAAGGATAGTAGTTGGATATATGTACTTAcattaatatttcaatGTTTCTTTGGATTTTTTGGGGGAATACTAAATCAAAATTTAGGCCCACAGATTAGTGTCTTGTTGGGCGGATGGCTAATGTGTTTgggaatattattatcatattttactgtatttaatttttatttattttcattaactTATGGAATACTTTGTGGAATCGGGTGTGGGATTGCATATCCAATCCCATTGTCTGTTGCAGTAAAGAAGCACTACGATTACAAGGGAGTG ATAAGCGGAATAATTTTCATAGGAAGGGGTTTGGCTGTTTTTCTTATTTGCCCTCTACAAAACTACtacattaataaatataattacatGCCTGACTATACCCCTGAACTAGAAAATTCAgatgataaatattttagcaacctagatatattaaataaagtaccatatttatttatatatgaaggtatattttttgctttAATTCAATTCATTGGGGCATATTTAATTTCTGATACAAACGATACAACCAAAGAATTTATGACatttaatgataaaacaagtaaaattttatattttgatgaAAAGGGTTTTACTAATAAACATAATGTAATATCAAATTCCTTCGAAACTTTATCAAGTGCAtcaaatttttcttttagaGAATCTAGTAGTACATTTATTAATCGagaatttatattaatttggttaatgatttttttcaattggCAAGCTATTTCATATACTCAAGTATTTTGGAAAATATTTggattaaattatttatatattgatGATAGATATTTATCCCTACTAGGAGCTGTTTCAtcactttttaatattctCGGAAGAATCTTTTGGGGTTTTATATGTGATTTAACAACTTTTAAATTTgctttaatattaatgagtATATTAATGAGTTTTTTAACTGTTACTTTGACATTGTCAGGATTTTATGGAAAACTAACATATTCCATTTGGGTCTgccttatttttttttgccaTGCAGGaacattttcaattttcCCATCCATTACTGCACACATATTTGGAACGAAAAAATTTGGTCCAGTTTTTGGACTTCTTTTTACTGCTAGAGCTTTTTCTAGTGTTATTAATGCAATGATTTCAGCAGCGATATTAAACAATATTGGAAATGTTGCAATGTGTGCAATAGTTTCTATTTCTTCCTTTATCAGCATTATGCTAGCCGtagttttttaa
- a CDS encoding 50S ribosomal protein L33, putative encodes MLFLSNIFFRSKSKRVHVNLVSSCASNYIYSTYISPSKSKFRMSLRKHDPIVNRHVMFYQKHMKSKSKKKLTLHGINYARFTGKNKNLRPLLKRVEKSYLYGKFNKLIDNTYRSLPRMS; translated from the exons atgctttttttaagtaatatatttttccgtTCGAAGAGCAAAAGAGTTCATGTTAATTTAGTATCATCATGTGCaagtaattatatttattctacTTATATTTCTCCATCAAAATCAAAGTTTAGAATGTCCTTAAGGAAGCATGACCCGATTGTAAATCGACATGT AATGTTTTACCAGAAACACATGAAATcaaaatcgaaaaaaaagcTCACACTTCATGGAATTAATTATGCCCGTTTTACAG ggaaaaacaaaaacttAAGACCGCTTTTAAAAAGAGTTGAAAAATCATATCTTTACGGAAAATTTAACAAATTAATAGACAATACATACAG GAGCCTCCCAAGAATgagttaa